The Roseimicrobium gellanilyticum genome contains a region encoding:
- the pdxH gene encoding pyridoxamine 5'-phosphate oxidase — protein sequence MSVLYPSSSPAGKPNLADLRLSYEKGALEEATLPVDPMELFRLWMDDALAAGVLEANAMTLATVSADGQPSSRTVLLKGYDERGFSFFTNYHSRKGRELEGNPKAALTLFWKERERQVCIRGAVTKLSREESDAYFQSRPYGSQIGAWVSEQSEVIPSRGWLESRDRELKAQYPEGRVPIPPHWGGFVLAPQEVEFWQGRPSRLHDRMLYRRADNAWEHVRQSP from the coding sequence ATGTCTGTTCTCTATCCCTCGTCCTCGCCCGCTGGCAAACCGAATCTCGCCGACCTGCGCCTGAGCTATGAGAAAGGCGCGCTGGAAGAGGCCACCTTGCCAGTAGACCCCATGGAACTCTTCCGCCTTTGGATGGATGACGCGCTGGCCGCTGGCGTGCTGGAAGCCAATGCCATGACCCTCGCCACCGTCTCCGCCGATGGCCAGCCCTCCTCACGGACCGTCCTTCTCAAAGGCTATGACGAACGAGGCTTCTCCTTCTTCACGAACTACCACAGCCGGAAAGGCCGCGAACTGGAGGGCAATCCCAAGGCCGCCCTCACCCTCTTCTGGAAGGAGCGTGAGCGGCAGGTGTGCATTCGCGGCGCCGTCACAAAGTTGAGCCGTGAAGAAAGCGATGCCTACTTCCAAAGCCGGCCCTATGGCAGCCAGATTGGCGCGTGGGTCAGCGAGCAGAGTGAAGTCATTCCCAGTCGCGGATGGCTGGAATCCCGCGACCGGGAACTGAAAGCCCAGTATCCCGAGGGCAGGGTGCCCATTCCGCCTCATTGGGGCGGCTTTGTGCTGGCTCCCCAGGAGGTCGAGTTCTGGCAGGGACGCCCGAGCCGCTTGCACGACCGCATGCTTTACCGCCGCGCAGACAATGCATGGGAGCATGTGCGCCAGAGCCCCTGA
- the hpt gene encoding hypoxanthine phosphoribosyltransferase, translated as MSASVAGVLSSVERILLDEVAIRQRVVEMAGRIRNDFAGRELTVVALMDGALFFVADLLRDVTLPVKLHTLSVSSYHGGTSSTGRVEMARTLPFDLRGRDVLLIDDILDTGLTLGTMQERILAECQPVSLRTAVLLSKQRPREREVAVDYIGFEIADEFVVGYGMDYQGHYRNLPCIGILNPANLPVS; from the coding sequence ATGAGTGCAAGTGTTGCAGGTGTTCTTTCCAGTGTGGAGCGCATTCTCCTGGATGAGGTGGCCATCCGGCAGCGGGTGGTGGAGATGGCCGGGCGCATCCGGAATGACTTCGCCGGCCGTGAGTTGACCGTGGTGGCGCTCATGGATGGCGCGCTCTTCTTTGTGGCAGACCTGTTGCGGGATGTCACCCTGCCCGTGAAGCTGCACACGCTCTCGGTGAGCAGCTATCACGGGGGCACCAGTTCCACCGGTCGTGTGGAGATGGCACGGACGCTTCCCTTCGACCTGCGTGGTCGCGATGTCCTGCTCATCGACGATATCCTGGATACCGGTCTCACCTTGGGCACCATGCAGGAGCGCATCCTCGCCGAGTGCCAGCCCGTGAGCCTCCGCACGGCCGTGCTGCTGAGCAAGCAGCGTCCGCGTGAGCGTGAGGTCGCAGTGGACTACATTGGGTTTGAGATCGCGGATGAGTTTGTGGTCGGCTACGGCATGGACTACCAGGGTCACTACCGGAACCTCCCCTGCATCGGCATCCTGAATCCTGCCAATCTTCCTGTATCATGA
- a CDS encoding MoaD/ThiS family protein yields MTVRVLFFSVLRDVAGAEEVPVKLVPGATVADLLGELFTRWPKLQEWDRSLLIAVDQYYAKRDGALHENAEVAIMPPVQGG; encoded by the coding sequence ATGACGGTGCGAGTACTTTTCTTTTCTGTGCTGAGGGATGTTGCGGGTGCTGAAGAAGTGCCCGTGAAACTCGTCCCCGGAGCGACCGTGGCGGATCTGCTCGGGGAGCTCTTCACCCGCTGGCCAAAGCTTCAGGAGTGGGACAGGAGCCTGCTCATCGCCGTGGACCAGTACTATGCGAAGCGCGACGGAGCCCTGCACGAGAATGCCGAGGTGGCCATCATGCCACCAGTGCAGGGGGGCTAG
- a CDS encoding GNAT family N-acetyltransferase, with amino-acid sequence MSAPEPCPYLPMTGRMLTSDHIHSLGTDRSEKFYYTAMEYAQVLWLAGFPAKALLLVNRALSCWLPQVSYQASVAHQSPFDGVGPCPAAPYHAKAWILHHRPQDVFIGNPRRHYQHLATRMVEPHKELRSWRAWACWYLAKESLPELEYPDDAKQVREEGVIKPTRSQIVDHLSRLSPTDDLDSWRDALTLVHRWAGKSETAPSEVRFELVGEDALPTIQRLAHEIWRQVYPTIISSGQIEYMLELMYNVETMKREVREHQVQYAMMIHDGEAAGYLGWENKPGGDTTYLHKVYLKPAWHGHGIGAKALTWVSDRAREAGMRRLRLTVNRNNSAAIRAYRRAGFEFDSEVCTDIGGGFVMDDHVMVKVL; translated from the coding sequence ATGAGCGCTCCGGAGCCCTGCCCCTACCTGCCCATGACCGGCCGAATGCTGACCTCAGATCACATCCACTCCCTTGGCACGGATCGCAGTGAGAAATTTTACTACACCGCCATGGAGTACGCCCAGGTGCTGTGGCTGGCTGGCTTTCCGGCGAAGGCGCTGCTGCTGGTGAATCGCGCACTGTCCTGCTGGCTGCCGCAGGTCTCGTATCAGGCCTCCGTGGCCCATCAGTCCCCTTTCGACGGGGTGGGCCCGTGTCCCGCAGCGCCGTACCATGCCAAAGCATGGATCCTGCACCATCGTCCTCAGGACGTGTTCATCGGAAATCCCCGGCGCCACTACCAGCACCTCGCCACCCGCATGGTGGAGCCGCACAAGGAACTGCGGAGCTGGCGCGCGTGGGCCTGCTGGTACCTCGCGAAGGAGTCACTGCCTGAGCTGGAGTATCCGGACGATGCGAAGCAGGTGCGCGAGGAGGGCGTCATCAAGCCCACCCGCAGCCAGATTGTGGATCATCTCTCACGACTCAGCCCCACGGATGATCTCGATTCATGGCGCGATGCGCTGACGCTGGTGCATCGCTGGGCGGGGAAGTCGGAGACCGCGCCTTCCGAGGTGCGCTTCGAGTTGGTAGGGGAGGATGCACTGCCGACCATCCAGCGGCTTGCGCATGAGATCTGGCGCCAAGTCTATCCCACCATCATCAGCAGCGGGCAGATCGAGTACATGCTGGAGCTCATGTACAACGTGGAAACCATGAAGCGCGAAGTGCGTGAGCATCAGGTGCAATACGCCATGATGATTCATGATGGCGAGGCCGCCGGATACCTTGGCTGGGAGAACAAGCCCGGTGGTGACACCACCTATCTCCACAAGGTCTACCTGAAGCCTGCCTGGCACGGCCACGGCATCGGCGCGAAAGCTCTCACATGGGTCTCAGACCGCGCGCGTGAGGCCGGCATGCGGCGCCTGCGACTCACCGTGAATCGGAACAACAGCGCTGCCATACGAGCCTATCGCCGCGCGGGTTTTGAGTTCGACAGTGAAGTGTGCACGGACATCGGCGGCGGCTTTGTGATGGATGACCATGTGATGGTGAAGGTCCTGTAG
- a CDS encoding beta strand repeat-containing protein, with protein sequence MSRPSSLFLASIILAFSIPSAFAAEAGGTYSSNTTLVNGDTWTTAMTINNGATVNIPDLATVTYGAADNLNLSGTGTLRIDTGGTLFLDTKTGNDNIVVVGTVSVVNDGTVRFDAGTDIQLNTNGSSFTNNGLLLKTSGSDGPSNDPAYIYPSSQTVGGKFTNNGNITVQAGHLNISGSQSAGNAASSTGGIFTTTGTGVLSFSGGWTLLRGTSSMATGSSVELSNENPASSTGTFFVAMAPTTILDVDGDGLIWKTGKLNTNGNIIENQGLLRLQGVGATLFGTSGSFLNAAGATFRMESGDLAVTTVTLRNEGAMSLNGASPTTTITLSGTGLLENAAGGTFDLTSGTLTSSLAISNAGSMTNVAATLNTNGTFTNSGTFNQTGGVWNLTAAATSTSTGVLNLKGTTITITGTTLTNDGTATFIAQDGNVTLQGTGTFLNKGTFNHTYGGSNDNLVLGGTMTFQNEGTFDFQERGDLQITSSGKFVNNGLIQKTVAGTDTSFFYGTAGFTAGAGSQILAKAGILRMASGGTSDAAALWTADGGNLDLAGTWTGTIAGSSGNGGRVRITDSMNTTVLSELTVGTGGLTLDIKGDGLFWNQKDILTAGNTLTNVGIFTITDGGIKNLTGGGQLLNGTGGILHHLSGTVTLVNDTIIRNQGAMNITAGTGTAGYGGEGAIVNDAGGTITHTSGSLGLSGNTKLQNDGTYQWTAGTINLNTGAEWENNGLFNINGGSTITHTFLTDGTGTFTNGTTGVMDWTGNSAFNLGTGVTLTNDGNFNVTGSGDRNLSGAGTFINNGTFNHLVTVTADNLVGLTAGGSFVNNGDFNFVGVQDFRLGNGYTFTNTGTLTKTTTSNSTDQAQFFAFLADGTGGTFDNQGTVRVEGGHFRITAAVSGSTQFIDVNLVQKGANGTLTGGTWVADSTATTLVSFARIDLAPFGASSGINTIGENAVVDLIGSGAELTQLSSLTSVAGEFYVSNGKNFNATHPSNALNVTSTGTVGGDGTFSDAITVDGAVTPGSGRGTQNGKLTFASGVTFNAGSSITLQLTLPTGTVPLDGSVTTTSISSYIAGLADLDPTTEHDAIDANGTLTLNPDMTISVVSNGTSFTFGQYFDLFDWTTALAGITTQAEVDAILELPTLDAGSEWKTDLFLSHGIVYVVPEPSRALLLLGGMMVLGVRRRRKLTV encoded by the coding sequence ATGAGCCGCCCCAGCTCTCTCTTTCTCGCCTCCATTATCCTCGCTTTTAGCATCCCTTCGGCCTTCGCAGCCGAAGCTGGAGGAACCTATTCAAGCAACACGACTCTGGTCAATGGTGACACATGGACCACCGCCATGACCATCAACAATGGCGCAACGGTGAATATTCCCGATCTGGCCACCGTGACCTACGGTGCCGCCGACAACCTGAACCTCAGTGGAACGGGTACTTTGCGCATCGATACCGGAGGCACGCTCTTCCTCGACACGAAAACCGGCAATGACAATATCGTCGTCGTCGGCACGGTATCTGTGGTGAACGATGGCACCGTGCGGTTCGATGCAGGCACCGATATCCAACTCAACACCAATGGCTCCTCATTCACAAACAACGGCCTCCTGCTGAAGACCTCCGGCTCGGATGGTCCGTCCAACGACCCGGCTTACATCTACCCATCGAGCCAGACGGTCGGAGGCAAGTTCACCAACAATGGGAACATCACCGTACAGGCCGGCCACCTGAACATCTCCGGCTCCCAGTCCGCTGGGAATGCTGCCAGCTCCACGGGAGGCATCTTCACGACCACAGGCACTGGCGTCCTTTCCTTCTCCGGTGGATGGACCCTGCTGCGTGGCACGTCCAGCATGGCTACCGGAAGCTCCGTGGAACTCAGCAATGAAAACCCAGCCTCCAGCACCGGCACGTTCTTCGTGGCCATGGCGCCCACCACCATCCTCGACGTGGACGGTGACGGTCTCATCTGGAAGACGGGCAAGCTGAACACCAACGGAAACATCATTGAGAATCAGGGACTACTCCGGCTGCAAGGCGTCGGCGCGACTCTCTTCGGCACCTCGGGCTCCTTTCTCAACGCGGCGGGCGCGACCTTCCGCATGGAGTCAGGCGATCTCGCCGTCACCACCGTCACGCTCCGCAATGAGGGAGCCATGAGTCTTAATGGTGCCTCGCCCACCACCACCATCACCCTGAGTGGCACCGGACTTTTGGAAAATGCCGCAGGCGGTACCTTTGACCTCACCAGCGGCACCCTCACGAGCAGTCTGGCCATTAGCAACGCAGGCTCCATGACCAATGTCGCCGCCACGCTGAATACCAATGGCACCTTTACGAACTCCGGTACCTTCAACCAGACCGGAGGCGTGTGGAACCTGACCGCCGCGGCCACCAGCACCAGCACCGGCGTGCTGAACCTCAAGGGCACCACCATCACAATCACCGGCACAACCCTGACCAACGATGGTACAGCAACCTTCATCGCGCAGGATGGAAACGTGACGCTGCAGGGCACAGGCACCTTCCTCAACAAGGGCACCTTCAATCACACCTATGGCGGCAGCAATGACAACCTCGTGCTGGGTGGGACCATGACCTTTCAGAATGAGGGCACCTTTGACTTTCAAGAGCGCGGCGACCTCCAAATCACGAGCAGTGGGAAGTTCGTGAACAACGGCCTTATTCAAAAAACCGTGGCCGGTACCGACACGAGCTTCTTTTACGGCACTGCGGGATTCACCGCGGGAGCGGGCAGCCAGATTCTTGCCAAGGCAGGAATCCTGCGGATGGCCTCGGGAGGCACCAGCGATGCCGCCGCCCTTTGGACTGCGGATGGCGGAAACCTGGACCTCGCTGGCACATGGACCGGAACGATTGCCGGCAGCTCGGGCAACGGCGGTCGTGTGCGCATCACCGACAGTATGAATACCACCGTGCTCAGCGAGCTCACGGTCGGAACCGGTGGCCTCACCCTGGACATCAAGGGAGATGGTCTCTTCTGGAATCAGAAGGACATCCTCACTGCCGGGAACACGCTGACGAATGTGGGCATCTTCACCATCACGGACGGAGGCATCAAGAACCTCACTGGAGGTGGACAGCTCCTGAATGGCACTGGAGGCATCCTCCACCATCTCAGCGGGACCGTCACGCTCGTGAATGACACGATCATTCGCAACCAAGGCGCCATGAACATCACGGCGGGCACCGGGACTGCTGGATACGGCGGCGAGGGCGCCATCGTGAATGATGCAGGCGGCACCATCACCCATACCAGCGGATCTCTTGGCCTCTCTGGAAACACAAAACTGCAGAACGATGGCACGTATCAGTGGACTGCGGGAACCATCAATCTCAACACCGGTGCAGAGTGGGAGAACAATGGTCTTTTCAACATCAACGGTGGCAGCACCATCACGCACACCTTTCTCACGGATGGTACCGGCACCTTCACCAATGGCACGACCGGCGTCATGGACTGGACGGGCAACAGTGCCTTCAACTTGGGAACTGGCGTGACGCTCACCAATGATGGCAATTTCAATGTGACGGGCAGTGGTGACCGGAATCTCAGTGGCGCGGGCACCTTCATCAACAACGGCACGTTCAATCACCTGGTCACCGTCACTGCGGACAACCTTGTGGGGCTAACGGCAGGCGGTAGTTTCGTAAACAACGGCGACTTCAATTTCGTGGGCGTGCAGGACTTCCGACTGGGCAACGGCTACACCTTCACCAACACCGGCACCCTTACCAAGACGACCACCAGCAACAGCACCGATCAGGCCCAATTCTTCGCTTTCCTCGCGGATGGCACTGGCGGGACTTTTGACAACCAGGGGACAGTGCGCGTGGAGGGCGGCCACTTCCGCATCACCGCTGCGGTGAGCGGATCCACCCAGTTCATTGATGTGAACCTGGTCCAGAAAGGCGCCAATGGCACGCTCACCGGTGGCACCTGGGTGGCGGACAGCACCGCAACGACACTGGTGTCCTTCGCCAGGATCGATCTCGCCCCCTTTGGCGCCAGCAGTGGCATCAATACGATTGGCGAAAATGCCGTGGTGGATCTCATTGGTTCCGGTGCGGAGCTCACGCAGCTCAGCTCCCTGACTTCTGTGGCCGGAGAGTTCTATGTGAGCAACGGGAAGAATTTCAACGCCACTCATCCCAGCAACGCCCTTAACGTCACCTCCACGGGGACCGTGGGCGGCGACGGCACCTTCAGCGATGCCATCACTGTGGATGGCGCTGTCACCCCTGGATCGGGGCGCGGCACACAAAATGGCAAGCTCACCTTCGCCTCCGGCGTGACCTTCAATGCCGGCTCGTCCATCACCCTGCAACTGACCCTGCCGACGGGCACGGTACCACTCGACGGCAGCGTCACGACAACCAGCATCAGCAGCTATATCGCTGGGCTGGCAGATCTGGATCCCACCACCGAGCACGATGCCATTGATGCGAACGGCACGCTGACACTCAATCCAGACATGACCATCTCGGTGGTCTCGAATGGCACCTCGTTCACCTTCGGGCAATACTTTGACCTCTTCGACTGGACCACGGCTCTGGCTGGCATCACCACGCAGGCGGAAGTGGACGCCATTCTGGAACTCCCCACCCTTGACGCGGGTAGTGAATGGAAGACGGATCTCTTTCTCTCCCATGGCATCGTGTACGTCGTCCCCGAGCCGTCGCGTGCCCTGTTGTTGCTGGGCGGCATGATGGTGCTGGGCGTGAGGAGGAGGAGGAAACTGACGGTTTGA
- the glmS gene encoding glutamine--fructose-6-phosphate transaminase (isomerizing), which translates to MCGIVGYIGKRQASPILLDGLRRLEYRGYDSAGMALQNGGSLDVLRRAGRIENLRQLVAEKSPTSLAGISHTRWATHGAPTDENAHPHCDQSGKLALVHNGVIENYQSLKDFLKNDGHTFASETDTEVLAHLIGYYYDKGNGDAPVKKLVSAVQQALGKVKGTYGIAVIHTDCPEYMVGARLGSPLVVGLGQEEHFLASDVSAIIAHTKEVIYLNDYDVVTITRDSFDVQSLEGGAAKVKVSTVDFTEDEAEKGDFPHFMLKEIYEQPQSLRNAIRGRLSRDEATAVLGGLQMNPQELRQIDRIILSACGTACHAGMVGEYLIETLARIPTEVEIASEFRYRNVPTTKDTLQFVISQSGETIDTLAALREAKRKGIKCLGIVNNVASTIARESDGGIYIHAGPEIGVAATKSFTSQVAVLTLLSLLLGRIHHLSSTDGLEMIDELEAIPDKITEILKQASHIKEIAEKYAHVEGMLFMGRLINYPVALEGALKMKEISYIYASGHPSAELKHGVIALVKPELPSVFIAPHDAVFEKNISNIQEVKARKGPVIAVATEGHPNIEKVADDVIYIPRCPSILSPLLTAIPLQLLSYYVALARGCDVDKPRNLAKSVTVE; encoded by the coding sequence ATGTGCGGCATTGTAGGCTACATCGGAAAACGGCAGGCCAGCCCCATCCTATTGGATGGATTGCGGCGTCTGGAATATCGCGGGTATGACTCAGCGGGCATGGCACTCCAGAATGGCGGAAGCCTGGACGTGCTGCGTCGTGCAGGACGCATTGAAAACCTGCGGCAGCTGGTCGCCGAGAAGAGTCCCACGAGTCTCGCGGGCATCAGCCATACCCGCTGGGCGACGCACGGAGCGCCCACGGATGAAAATGCGCACCCGCACTGCGACCAGTCTGGAAAGCTGGCCCTCGTGCACAACGGCGTCATTGAGAACTACCAATCTCTCAAGGATTTCCTCAAGAATGACGGGCACACCTTCGCCTCGGAGACCGACACGGAGGTCCTGGCCCACCTGATTGGCTACTACTACGACAAGGGCAATGGCGATGCGCCAGTGAAGAAACTGGTGAGCGCCGTGCAGCAGGCACTCGGCAAGGTGAAAGGCACCTACGGCATTGCGGTGATCCACACGGATTGCCCGGAGTACATGGTGGGCGCACGTCTCGGCAGCCCGCTCGTGGTGGGACTGGGGCAGGAGGAGCACTTCCTCGCCAGCGATGTCTCCGCCATCATTGCCCACACCAAGGAAGTGATCTACCTGAACGACTATGACGTCGTCACCATCACCCGCGACAGCTTCGATGTGCAGTCGCTGGAAGGTGGCGCGGCCAAGGTGAAGGTGAGCACGGTGGACTTCACCGAGGACGAGGCGGAGAAGGGCGACTTCCCGCATTTCATGCTCAAGGAAATCTATGAGCAGCCGCAGTCCCTGCGCAATGCCATTCGCGGCCGTCTCTCCCGGGATGAAGCCACGGCGGTGCTGGGTGGTCTGCAGATGAATCCCCAGGAGCTGCGCCAGATCGACCGCATCATCCTGAGCGCCTGCGGCACCGCCTGCCACGCGGGCATGGTGGGCGAGTACCTCATTGAGACGCTGGCACGCATTCCCACCGAAGTGGAAATCGCCAGTGAATTCCGCTACCGCAACGTACCCACCACGAAGGACACGCTGCAATTCGTCATCAGCCAGAGCGGTGAGACCATCGATACGCTCGCAGCTCTGCGTGAGGCCAAGCGCAAAGGCATCAAGTGCCTGGGCATCGTAAACAACGTGGCGAGCACCATCGCGCGTGAGTCCGATGGCGGCATCTACATCCACGCAGGTCCGGAAATCGGCGTGGCTGCCACGAAGAGCTTCACCTCACAGGTCGCCGTGCTCACCCTGCTGAGCCTCCTGCTAGGTCGCATCCACCACCTGAGCAGCACGGACGGTCTGGAGATGATCGATGAGCTCGAAGCCATCCCGGACAAGATCACGGAAATCCTCAAGCAAGCCTCCCACATCAAGGAAATCGCGGAGAAGTACGCGCACGTGGAGGGCATGCTCTTCATGGGCCGCCTCATCAACTACCCAGTGGCGCTCGAGGGCGCGCTGAAGATGAAGGAAATCAGCTACATCTACGCCAGTGGTCACCCCAGCGCGGAGCTGAAGCACGGCGTGATCGCCCTGGTGAAGCCGGAGCTGCCGAGCGTATTCATTGCGCCTCACGACGCGGTGTTTGAGAAAAACATCAGCAACATCCAGGAGGTAAAGGCGCGCAAGGGTCCCGTCATCGCCGTGGCCACGGAAGGCCACCCGAACATCGAGAAGGTCGCGGATGACGTGATCTACATTCCGCGCTGCCCGTCTATTCTCAGCCCCCTCCTCACAGCAATCCCGCTGCAATTGCTTTCCTACTACGTGGCCCTCGCAAGAGGTTGCGATGTGGACAAGCCTCGCAACCTTGCGAAGAGCGTGACGGTGGAATGA
- a CDS encoding TenA family transcriptional regulator, protein MIAAVESSLSRQPVHLGTYFAGLSSGTLTREQFLSSQKQFYFAVRFFSRPMAALMARLPDSASRQSLMHNLAEEHGYEGGRGDFRPAMAHDHTFLTFLKSLGVETGDVRDETEGSAVMAFNFALMGVCSSGEPETAFACLGIIEYTFADLSAIIGSSVVERGWVARERLVHYALHAEIDKEHAAGFFRMVEPAWNAGGVSRRRVEQGLVLGLHIFHRLYEDLALLHRVKA, encoded by the coding sequence ATGATTGCCGCAGTAGAATCCTCCCTGTCGCGTCAGCCCGTCCATCTGGGCACTTATTTCGCCGGACTCTCCTCGGGTACGCTTACGAGGGAGCAGTTCCTCAGTTCGCAAAAGCAGTTCTATTTCGCGGTGCGGTTCTTCTCCCGCCCGATGGCGGCGCTGATGGCCCGCCTGCCGGACTCCGCTTCCCGGCAGTCCCTGATGCACAATCTGGCGGAAGAGCATGGCTATGAGGGGGGGCGTGGAGATTTCCGCCCCGCCATGGCACACGATCACACTTTCCTCACGTTCCTGAAATCGCTCGGTGTGGAGACCGGTGATGTGCGGGACGAGACCGAGGGCTCTGCTGTGATGGCCTTCAACTTCGCGCTCATGGGCGTCTGTAGTTCGGGCGAGCCGGAGACGGCCTTCGCCTGCCTCGGCATCATTGAGTACACCTTTGCAGATCTTTCGGCCATCATCGGCAGCTCCGTGGTGGAGCGCGGGTGGGTGGCAAGGGAGCGGCTCGTGCATTACGCACTGCATGCGGAAATCGACAAGGAGCATGCGGCGGGATTCTTTCGCATGGTGGAGCCTGCTTGGAATGCGGGAGGAGTGAGCCGCCGCCGCGTGGAGCAGGGGCTGGTCCTGGGCCTGCATATCTTCCACCGGTTGTACGAGGATCTGGCACTTCTGCACCGGGTCAAGGCATGA
- a CDS encoding fatty acid desaturase family protein, which translates to MSAAGFKPKLEPSLLRALHVAEAGAHGIRIASFVLLYLLGAALAIFVAREWHWMAALPFCLLAGASLHGISLFTHEAVHGTLSRNAFWNGVLGALCAMPVLQNFSAYRVLHLRHHKHLGNEGDPDHYENYTRWTWMVFCMNWLRLLVGYPVYIAAIPILGLRQGTWRDRGLILLELAALGALVAVVRSLAVPGAWLWYGWVVPMLFINTMVNIRGMSQHTLLEEADDEVRGTRTILTRPLVRYFMCNENYHLEHHLFPGVPWHHLPKVHEALEPELRRQGAPYIPSYASFVHEFVQGSLKWSPWGWKREHKEL; encoded by the coding sequence ATGAGTGCTGCGGGATTCAAGCCGAAGCTGGAGCCCAGCCTCCTTCGCGCCCTGCATGTGGCGGAGGCGGGGGCGCATGGCATCCGTATCGCGTCCTTTGTGCTGCTGTATCTGCTCGGAGCGGCCTTGGCGATCTTTGTCGCGCGGGAATGGCACTGGATGGCGGCTTTGCCCTTCTGCTTGCTGGCAGGTGCTTCGCTGCATGGCATCAGCCTCTTCACCCATGAGGCGGTGCATGGCACGCTGAGCCGGAATGCCTTTTGGAATGGTGTGCTCGGAGCGCTGTGTGCCATGCCGGTGCTGCAGAACTTTTCCGCTTATCGAGTGCTCCATTTGCGCCATCACAAGCACTTGGGAAACGAAGGCGATCCCGACCACTATGAAAACTACACGCGCTGGACATGGATGGTCTTTTGCATGAACTGGCTGCGACTGCTCGTGGGTTACCCGGTCTACATCGCTGCGATTCCCATCCTCGGCCTCAGGCAGGGGACATGGAGGGATCGTGGTCTCATCCTGCTGGAGCTTGCTGCGCTCGGTGCACTCGTGGCTGTGGTGCGGTCGCTGGCTGTCCCCGGCGCATGGTTGTGGTATGGATGGGTCGTGCCGATGCTTTTCATCAATACCATGGTCAACATTCGCGGCATGAGCCAGCACACCCTGTTGGAAGAGGCGGATGATGAAGTGCGTGGCACCCGCACGATTCTGACCCGCCCGCTCGTGCGCTACTTCATGTGCAATGAGAACTACCACCTCGAGCATCATCTGTTTCCCGGGGTGCCGTGGCATCATCTCCCGAAGGTGCATGAAGCACTGGAGCCGGAATTGAGAAGGCAGGGTGCTCCCTACATCCCTTCGTATGCTTCGTTCGTGCATGAGTTTGTGCAAGGCAGCTTGAAGTGGAGCCCGTGGGGCTGGAAGCGGGAGCACAAGGAGTTGTGA
- a CDS encoding phosphatase PAP2 family protein — MSRLPFTSRMQVHEALFLALGLILLLALTVHCGVARDSTLVAAAATAGYASVLFLSQKGSRTRLLACAMVTWLLYVGSSDIIEALQLPVHSAQILAWDTWLLGGTPSVSWQGALSPWMVGVLSAAYLSYQVYVHWAFLSAWRLSTAERMEFTRCVFTTFVVGFSGYFLFPAATPAAAFPELFAAPLGGGAVTAFNEMLNGSIAARYDAFPSMHVLATATLLAWDFRFYRARFWVMLLPALLMAVGTLYLRLHYFADLLASGMLFVVLQWCFRLKAASQTRSRA; from the coding sequence GTGAGCCGCTTGCCCTTCACATCGAGAATGCAGGTGCATGAGGCGCTGTTTCTTGCGCTGGGGTTGATTCTCCTCCTGGCGTTGACGGTGCATTGCGGGGTGGCACGCGACTCCACTCTCGTAGCGGCCGCAGCCACGGCAGGATACGCGAGCGTGTTGTTCCTTTCGCAGAAGGGAAGCCGCACCCGCTTGCTGGCCTGCGCGATGGTCACATGGCTCCTGTATGTGGGAAGCTCGGATATCATTGAGGCATTGCAGTTACCGGTGCACAGCGCGCAGATCCTCGCGTGGGACACATGGCTTCTGGGGGGCACGCCTTCCGTGTCCTGGCAGGGCGCCTTGTCGCCGTGGATGGTGGGTGTTCTAAGCGCCGCCTACCTGAGCTATCAGGTGTATGTCCATTGGGCGTTTCTCTCCGCATGGCGTCTTTCCACCGCAGAGCGCATGGAGTTCACGCGGTGTGTCTTCACCACGTTTGTTGTGGGCTTCAGCGGCTACTTCCTGTTTCCTGCCGCGACACCCGCTGCGGCATTTCCTGAGCTCTTCGCCGCGCCGCTGGGGGGCGGTGCTGTCACAGCCTTCAATGAAATGCTGAACGGCAGTATCGCAGCTCGCTATGATGCCTTTCCCAGCATGCATGTACTGGCGACCGCTACCCTGCTGGCCTGGGATTTTCGATTCTATCGCGCGCGATTCTGGGTGATGCTGCTGCCGGCGCTGCTCATGGCCGTGGGCACGCTCTACCTGCGCCTGCACTACTTCGCGGATCTGCTGGCCAGTGGCATGCTTTTTGTGGTGCTGCAGTGGTGCTTCCGTCTGAAGGCGGCCAGCCAGACCCGCTCCCGCGCATGA